The following is a genomic window from Dioscorea cayenensis subsp. rotundata cultivar TDr96_F1 chromosome 10, TDr96_F1_v2_PseudoChromosome.rev07_lg8_w22 25.fasta, whole genome shotgun sequence.
tctaaaCAAGCCTTGATTCCCCACTCCTTCATCTCCCACCCTtcattctttttcctttcttttcatcattccctctctcctccttcttcctctccatcataccatcaattctctctctctctctctctctctctcttcttttataAGAGGTACACttaaaaacatacatacatGGGAGTTTAGAGTTGACGCTTGTGTCAGAGATATATCTTCCAGCCCAGCTTTTTGTCTCTCTGATCACTCTGGTCCCTCTTGTGTCAGAACTAAATCTATATATCTTTCCCCACATACACATACAACACCTAGTAATTCCCCTTCCGTACTTCAAATCTCTATCCTTCCCTCTTTCCCTAGCCATGCACTTCAACAAGTGCTCAGAAGCAAcaagaaaccctaaccctactCCTGACCTTAACCCTAATCTTAACGTGAGCAAGACCATGCAGGCTACCTACTTCTTGAGAGCTTTTACCGTTATAAACTCAGCTTCTCCAACTTCCTCCACCATGCAACGCCGGAGAAGCATCCGACGTGCAGCGTATGCGTCGATGGCCCGCGCCGCCGGTAACAGGAGAGCTTGGAGCCGTGCCGTGCTTCGCAGACTTCACCGGGGGCTTTGTCTTTCCAGTAGCGCCAGGAGATTTGTTATTAGGagaaggat
Proteins encoded in this region:
- the LOC120270147 gene encoding transcription factor IBH1-like, whose product is MHFNKCSEATRNPNPTPDLNPNLNVSKTMQATYFLRAFTVINSASPTSSTMQRRRSIRRAAYASMARAAGNRRAWSRAVLRRLHRGLCLSSSARRFVIRRRIRVSRPREPGQADVLRSLVPGGKAMDFCNLLEETATYIQCLSAQVRRGRKDIRWVYYPG